ATTGAACCAACAGTAATTAGAGGGGTAATTAAAGTCAGCAATAATTTATGATGGGTTAAATTTATTTTCATCATGATGAAACCTAAAGATTAAGTTGTTGTTCAGCTAAGTGAGCATAAATTCCTTTTAAAGCGATAAGCTCCTCGTGAGTTCCCTTTTCAGCCAAAATACCCCGTTCCAAAACAAGGATGCAATCAGCATTGCGAACCGTAGAAAGACGATGGGCAATAATAAAAGTGGTACGATTGCGGGATAGACGAGTCAGATTTTGTTGAAATCGCCGTTCAGACTCCGTATCAAGGGAACTGGTAGCCTCATCTAAAATGAGAATGCGGGGTTCTCCCAATAAAGCACGGGCGATCGCAATTCTTTGTCGCTGTCCCCCGGATAAATTCGTTCCCCGTTCTCCCACTTTGGTGTTATATCCTAAAGGCATACTCTGGATAAAAGCGTGTGCTTCTGCCAGTTGTGCCGCTTTGATAGCTTGATCTAAACTAAATTCAGGACGATACAGAGTAATATTGTCTAAAATAGTGCCAGAGAATAAGAAACATTCCTGGGGAACCACACCCAATTGAGAACGCAGAGAGTGGGGAGAGACATGGTGCAGATCATGATCATCAATGCAGATTTTGCCCTGTTCCACCTGATAAAGTCCCTGAAGCAACTTAACTAAGGTCGTTTTACCCGAACCACTTCGGCCTACAATAGCAACCGTTTGACCCGCTTTTACCGCAAAGGAAATATTCTGAAGGGTGTTGCGTTCCTCATCAAGATCATAACGAAAGGTCACATTGTCAAATTTGACATCACCTTTGATCAGAGGTAACTGTAACATGGGTTGACCTGGGGTTTCTTCGGGTTTCGTGTCAAAAATATCGTTCAACCGTTCCACCGAAATTAGTACCTCTTGCAGTTCATCCCAAAGATTCGCCATTGAAAGAACAGGACTAAGAACCTTACCGATCATCATATTAAAGGCCACAAATTGACCAATGGTTAGATGATCTTGAATCACCAAAGTCGCCCCATACCAAAGCAAAGCGGTACTACCGATAGAATTAATTAACCCACTGGCCGCTTGTAAGTTAATCCCTAATTTCTGGCCCCGAAATCGCGCATTGAGATAATTTGTGAGATGATCTTCCCAACGCCAGCGCAATTCTCGCTCGGTGGCCGTCGCTTTAATCGTGGCCACCCCGGTGATGGTTTCCACTAAGGCTGAATTTTGCTCCGCAGACCGATTAAACACCTCTCTCGAAACATGACGTAATAAGGGGGTTGCTCCTAGGGTCAAGAGCATAATCGGCGGAATCAATGCCACAATTAAGAGGGTTAGCTGCCAGTTGTAATAAAGCATCAACCCTAAATAAACAAATCCCATCAAGAAATCTAACCAAGCTAAAACAACTTGATTGAGCAAAAATTGCTGAATTTTTTGGTTTTCATTGACCCGTGTAATGATATCCCCCACATGACGGGATTCAAAAAATCTTAGGGGCAGTAACAGCGCATGACGAATAAAACCGCCTATCATTGTTAGATCCAGGCGGTTAGAAAGATAGCTTAAGAGGTACTGTCTCACCCCAGATAACAATACACTCCAGATGCCAAATAACAGCACCCCGATCGCAAACACATTTAAGGTGGTGAGACTTTTGTTAACGACGACTTTATCTAAGATAATCTGGGTAAATAAGGGACTGACTAGCCCAAAAATCTGAATCAGAAAAGACGCGAGGATGACTTGAATACTGATGTTACGATAGGGCAACAGTAACCGCAAAAATCGACCGAGAGAGCGTTTTTCCGTAGGAACTTGGTTTAATCCTTCCGTGGGGTCTAACAATAAAGCGTAACCTGTCCATCCAGCCAAAAATTCTTGACGGGGAATGAAACGTTTTCCTTTGGCCGGATCAGCAACTAACAGGCGATCGCCTTTCACCCGATACACAACGACATAATGATCCCCTTGCCAATGGGCGATCCAAGGGTTTTTTTCTTCCACTAAACGGTTTAAACTGGCTCGCACGGGCCGTGCTTGATACCCTAAACTTTCCGCAGCCCTAGCTAAATTTTTTAAGGAGGCCCCGGAGCGTCCCACTCCCGCTAAATCTCGCAAAAAATTGAGACTTAGACGCTTTCCCCAATATTGAGAAATCATCGCTAAACAAGTGGCTCCACAGTCAGCCGAACTTTGTTGTTCAATAAAGGGGTAATTTTGCCATAATTTTCGCCGTCGTTTTAAGGGTTTGGGAAAGTTGATTTCGGGTGTTTCTCGGTCGGGAGGTGTGATGATGGGTGAGGGTGTTGGAGCGATCGCTTCTCTAGGGGGAGGCAAGGTGGGGGCAGGAATAGGGACAGATGGGTTTTCTGATGTGGGATCTAACATGGGTGCGATCGCCTTTACTTTGTCCCAATCTGATGCCAGAATTTGATAAAGATACAGTTCGCTTTGAGCAACCCAGTCTGGGGGGATTTTGGCGGGATATCCCCAAGCACTACCAATATTGAGGGGATAGGACTTAATTTGTCCTTGACGCAACCAGCAATGACTAGGTTCTTTCTTTGCGATTGCTGCTAAATTCTCTCCTGCAGGGATCTGCCTTTCTCTGACATAGGGTAATAGTTGTTGGAGTCGACGACTGGAGAGATCCCCCAATTCAGTAAAAGTTTTGAAAAAGATTAAGGTTTGTCGTTGTTTCGCTTCTGTTTGCCAATGGGCCTGAAGTTTTGGCAGCTTGTCCAAATAGGGTTTGAGGGTTTGCTGAGAAATTTTAGCCACTTGTACGGATGCGGTGGGGACTGTTCCGGCCGCGATCGCTTGATAGGGCCATATTATTTCATTCCAGACAGAGTCCCCTCCAAATACATCTCCTTCTCTCAGTAAGTTAATCGAAACTTCTCGCTCTTTTCCCTGATGGAAACTGACTAACCTGACTTGTCCCTGACAAATTAAGTAGACATCAGAAGAACTCACAGAATTTTGTCCAGTTGTTTGGGGTTCTTTGGGTAAGTTTGTGATAATTTCTCCCCAATTAAATCCTAATATTTCAAATTTGTTAGCTAGATCTTGTCCTGGGTCGTCTGTTTCAGAAATAGACTCAAGTATTTGTCTAATTCTCTGGATTATTTGCTGATTTTTTTCACCAGATTGAAGAGTTAGCTTGTTTGTTTCTTCCGAGGGAGAAAACAAGTAGTTTTTCATGGTAAAATCCTAAAATT
Above is a genomic segment from Crocosphaera sp. UHCC 0190 containing:
- a CDS encoding ABC transporter transmembrane domain-containing protein, with product MKNYLFSPSEETNKLTLQSGEKNQQIIQRIRQILESISETDDPGQDLANKFEILGFNWGEIITNLPKEPQTTGQNSVSSSDVYLICQGQVRLVSFHQGKEREVSINLLREGDVFGGDSVWNEIIWPYQAIAAGTVPTASVQVAKISQQTLKPYLDKLPKLQAHWQTEAKQRQTLIFFKTFTELGDLSSRRLQQLLPYVRERQIPAGENLAAIAKKEPSHCWLRQGQIKSYPLNIGSAWGYPAKIPPDWVAQSELYLYQILASDWDKVKAIAPMLDPTSENPSVPIPAPTLPPPREAIAPTPSPIITPPDRETPEINFPKPLKRRRKLWQNYPFIEQQSSADCGATCLAMISQYWGKRLSLNFLRDLAGVGRSGASLKNLARAAESLGYQARPVRASLNRLVEEKNPWIAHWQGDHYVVVYRVKGDRLLVADPAKGKRFIPRQEFLAGWTGYALLLDPTEGLNQVPTEKRSLGRFLRLLLPYRNISIQVILASFLIQIFGLVSPLFTQIILDKVVVNKSLTTLNVFAIGVLLFGIWSVLLSGVRQYLLSYLSNRLDLTMIGGFIRHALLLPLRFFESRHVGDIITRVNENQKIQQFLLNQVVLAWLDFLMGFVYLGLMLYYNWQLTLLIVALIPPIMLLTLGATPLLRHVSREVFNRSAEQNSALVETITGVATIKATATERELRWRWEDHLTNYLNARFRGQKLGINLQAASGLINSIGSTALLWYGATLVIQDHLTIGQFVAFNMMIGKVLSPVLSMANLWDELQEVLISVERLNDIFDTKPEETPGQPMLQLPLIKGDVKFDNVTFRYDLDEERNTLQNISFAVKAGQTVAIVGRSGSGKTTLVKLLQGLYQVEQGKICIDDHDLHHVSPHSLRSQLGVVPQECFLFSGTILDNITLYRPEFSLDQAIKAAQLAEAHAFIQSMPLGYNTKVGERGTNLSGGQRQRIAIARALLGEPRILILDEATSSLDTESERRFQQNLTRLSRNRTTFIIAHRLSTVRNADCILVLERGILAEKGTHEELIALKGIYAHLAEQQLNL